One window of Chryseobacterium indologenes genomic DNA carries:
- a CDS encoding O-succinylhomoserine sulfhydrylase produces the protein MENFETSAIRTQTERTQFDEHSTPLYLTSSFIFQDAEDMRASFAEEKPKNLYSRFSNPNVTEFTDKIAKMEGAEAGYAFATGMAAIYSTFATLLNAGDHIVSCQSVFGSTHTLFTKYFPKWNIETSYFKAEDAENVEQYIKPNTKILYLETPTNPAIEILDLEFFGQIAKKHNLIFVVDNCFATPYLQQPIKYGADIVVHSATKLIDGQGRVLGGIAVGKEDLIREIYLFARNTGPALSPFNAWVLSKSLETLAIRVEKHCENALKVAEFLESHPNVELVKYPFLKSHPSYEVAKKQMKLGGNIVAFEIKGGIEGGRNFLDKIQMCSLSANLGDTRTIVTHPASTTHSKLSDEERNEVGITAGLVRCSVGLENVEDIIADLKQALD, from the coding sequence ATGGAAAATTTTGAAACATCAGCAATAAGAACCCAGACTGAAAGAACCCAGTTTGACGAGCATTCTACGCCATTATACCTTACATCAAGTTTTATATTTCAGGATGCTGAGGATATGAGAGCAAGCTTTGCTGAAGAAAAACCTAAAAATTTATACAGCCGTTTTTCCAATCCTAACGTAACAGAGTTTACAGATAAGATAGCTAAAATGGAAGGCGCAGAAGCCGGATATGCTTTTGCAACAGGAATGGCTGCCATCTATTCTACATTTGCAACTTTGTTGAATGCCGGAGATCATATCGTAAGCTGCCAGTCAGTTTTCGGATCTACGCATACCTTATTCACTAAATATTTCCCGAAATGGAATATTGAAACCTCTTATTTCAAAGCAGAAGATGCAGAGAATGTAGAACAATATATTAAGCCCAATACAAAGATCTTATACCTTGAAACGCCTACCAACCCGGCTATTGAAATTCTTGACCTTGAATTTTTCGGGCAGATAGCAAAAAAACATAATCTGATATTTGTTGTAGATAATTGTTTTGCAACACCTTATCTTCAGCAGCCTATCAAATATGGTGCAGATATTGTTGTACATTCAGCAACGAAATTGATTGACGGACAGGGAAGAGTTTTAGGAGGAATAGCAGTAGGAAAAGAAGACCTGATCAGAGAAATTTATCTTTTCGCAAGAAATACAGGTCCTGCATTGTCTCCTTTTAATGCATGGGTATTATCAAAAAGCCTTGAAACATTGGCCATTCGTGTAGAAAAACATTGTGAAAATGCATTGAAGGTAGCCGAATTTTTAGAAAGCCATCCGAACGTAGAATTAGTAAAATATCCATTCCTGAAATCTCACCCGAGTTATGAAGTTGCCAAAAAGCAGATGAAGCTTGGAGGAAATATCGTGGCATTTGAAATCAAGGGCGGAATAGAAGGCGGAAGAAACTTTTTAGATAAGATACAAATGTGTTCGCTTTCTGCCAATTTAGGTGATACAAGAACAATCGTTACGCACCCGGCATCCACAACACACTCTAAACTGTCAGATGAAGAAAGAAATGAAGTAGGGATTACTGCAGGACTGGTTCGTTGTTCAGTAGGTTTGGAAAATGTGGAAGATATCATTGCAGATCTTAAACAGGCCTTAGACTAG
- a CDS encoding DinB family protein, giving the protein MNYQILKNIIDAELQRFQNIPEEEWSYRSAPEKWSKKEIIGHLCDSAFTNIRRFVVTQYKENENIVYDQNIWVKAQNYQNVPVSDLIDLWKSLNYQIVHVVENIPDEALQRTCDTTKTEPQVFTLEFIINDYVDHLQHHLKAI; this is encoded by the coding sequence ATGAACTACCAAATTCTTAAAAATATTATTGATGCCGAACTTCAGAGATTTCAAAATATCCCTGAAGAAGAATGGTCATACAGAAGCGCTCCGGAAAAATGGTCTAAAAAAGAAATTATAGGACATCTTTGTGACAGCGCTTTTACAAATATTCGTAGATTTGTTGTCACTCAATATAAAGAGAACGAAAATATTGTATATGATCAGAATATCTGGGTAAAAGCTCAGAACTATCAGAATGTTCCTGTTTCGGATCTTATTGATCTTTGGAAGTCTTTGAACTATCAGATTGTTCATGTAGTGGAAAACATCCCGGATGAAGCATTACAGAGAACCTGCGATACAACCAAAACAGAACCACAGGTTTTTACATTGGAGTTTATTATTAATGATTATGTAGACCATTTGCAGCATCATTTAAAAGCGATTTAA
- the metH gene encoding methionine synthase encodes MKYLRLSGLEPLIITPESNFINVGERTNVAGSKKFLRLIKEEKFSEALDIARHQVEGGAQILDVNFDDGLIDGKASMIKFLNLIASEPDIARIPIMVDSSKWEILEAGLQVAQGKCVVNSISLKESEEEFIKHAKAIKRYGAAVIVMAFDEVGQADSFERRIEISKRSYDILVNQIGFPAEDIIFDLNIFPVATGMDEHRRNAIDFIEATRWVRQNLPYASVSGGVSNVSFSFRGNDTVREAMHSVFLYHAIQAGMNIGIVNPAMLEVYDEINKELLELVEDVILDKREDATERLLDYSEKHKSVKKEKTEDLEWRNNPLQERITYALVKGIDRFIEEDVEEARQSAERPLHVIEINLMTGMGVVGDLFGSGKMFLPQVVKSARVMKKAVAYLQPFIEAEKDGAKPANGKILMATVKGDVHDIGKNIVSVVLGCNNYEIVDLGVMVPAEKIIQTAIAEKVDVIGLSGLITPSLDEMVYIASELERQNLDFPLLIGGATTSKAHTAVKIDLKYKNAVVHVNDASRAVNVVSSLLGDRNKEYVSDLKNDYSDFREKFLNRQVDKDYVSIEEARENHFKIDWENEEIFTPNNLGIKVFENQDLNELLPFIDWSPFFRSWDLHGKYPNILKDEVVGAQAKELFKDAQVILKRILDEKLLTAKAIFGIFKANSNESDDILIFDENNNEQTKFLTLRQQAQRSKGKEYLALSDFIAPQSSGKTDYVGAFCVTTGFGTDELSTEYEKANDDYNSIMVKALADRFAEAYAEFLHKKVRTEYWGYANQESLSNEELIAEKYKGIRPAPGYPACPDHLEKKTIWDLLKVEENIGVFLTESLAMFPTASVSGYYFGSPHAKYFGLGKITEDQLEDYAARRSCSIQEAKKWLSPNLAD; translated from the coding sequence ATGAAATATTTAAGATTATCAGGCCTTGAGCCTCTTATCATAACCCCGGAAAGTAATTTCATCAACGTTGGTGAAAGGACCAATGTTGCCGGTTCCAAAAAGTTTTTAAGACTCATCAAAGAGGAGAAGTTCTCTGAAGCATTAGATATTGCCCGCCATCAGGTAGAAGGAGGTGCCCAGATTCTGGATGTCAACTTCGATGATGGATTGATTGATGGGAAAGCATCCATGATCAAATTCCTGAATTTAATTGCCTCCGAACCGGATATCGCAAGAATCCCGATCATGGTAGACTCTTCCAAATGGGAAATTCTGGAAGCCGGCCTTCAGGTAGCGCAGGGAAAATGTGTGGTAAATTCTATCAGCTTAAAAGAAAGTGAGGAAGAATTTATCAAACATGCAAAAGCCATTAAAAGATATGGAGCAGCAGTCATTGTAATGGCATTTGATGAGGTAGGACAGGCTGACAGTTTTGAACGAAGAATAGAAATTTCAAAAAGATCCTATGATATTCTGGTAAACCAAATCGGATTTCCGGCAGAGGATATCATTTTCGACTTAAATATCTTTCCGGTGGCAACAGGAATGGATGAGCACAGAAGAAATGCCATCGACTTTATTGAAGCTACACGCTGGGTAAGACAAAATCTTCCTTATGCATCCGTAAGTGGGGGAGTGAGTAATGTTTCCTTCTCTTTCCGTGGAAATGATACCGTAAGAGAAGCAATGCACTCTGTTTTTCTTTATCATGCTATTCAGGCAGGAATGAACATTGGTATCGTAAATCCGGCGATGCTGGAAGTGTATGATGAGATCAATAAAGAATTACTGGAGCTTGTAGAAGACGTAATCCTGGATAAAAGAGAAGATGCTACAGAAAGACTTCTTGACTATTCGGAAAAACATAAATCGGTCAAAAAAGAAAAGACCGAAGATTTAGAGTGGAGAAACAATCCACTACAGGAAAGAATTACTTATGCCCTGGTAAAAGGTATCGACCGTTTTATTGAAGAAGATGTAGAAGAAGCAAGACAATCTGCAGAAAGACCACTTCATGTTATCGAAATTAATCTGATGACAGGAATGGGAGTAGTGGGAGACTTATTCGGAAGTGGAAAAATGTTCCTGCCTCAGGTAGTAAAGTCTGCAAGGGTAATGAAAAAAGCGGTGGCATATTTACAACCTTTCATTGAAGCTGAAAAAGACGGAGCAAAACCCGCCAATGGGAAAATCCTGATGGCAACTGTAAAAGGAGACGTTCATGATATTGGTAAAAATATTGTGAGTGTTGTTTTGGGTTGTAACAATTATGAAATCGTTGACCTTGGAGTAATGGTTCCCGCTGAAAAGATTATCCAGACAGCTATTGCTGAAAAAGTAGACGTTATAGGATTAAGCGGATTGATTACACCAAGTTTGGATGAAATGGTGTATATCGCTTCAGAATTAGAAAGACAAAATTTAGATTTTCCTTTATTAATCGGTGGTGCTACAACTTCAAAGGCACATACCGCAGTGAAAATCGATTTAAAATATAAAAATGCAGTCGTTCACGTGAATGATGCATCAAGAGCCGTAAACGTAGTAAGTTCATTATTAGGTGACAGAAATAAAGAATATGTTTCGGATTTAAAGAATGACTATTCCGACTTCAGAGAAAAGTTTCTGAACAGACAGGTAGATAAAGATTATGTATCCATCGAAGAAGCAAGAGAAAACCATTTTAAAATCGATTGGGAAAACGAAGAGATTTTCACTCCAAATAATCTCGGAATAAAAGTCTTCGAAAATCAGGATTTAAATGAACTTCTTCCTTTCATCGACTGGTCTCCGTTTTTCAGAAGCTGGGATCTCCACGGAAAATATCCGAATATCCTGAAAGATGAGGTAGTAGGAGCTCAGGCTAAAGAATTATTCAAAGATGCTCAGGTTATTTTAAAGAGAATTCTGGATGAAAAACTTTTAACGGCAAAAGCAATCTTCGGGATTTTTAAAGCGAATTCCAATGAATCTGATGACATTTTGATTTTTGATGAAAATAACAATGAACAGACGAAGTTTTTAACCCTAAGACAACAGGCTCAAAGATCAAAAGGTAAAGAATATCTGGCTCTAAGTGATTTCATCGCTCCTCAAAGTTCAGGAAAGACCGATTATGTGGGAGCTTTCTGTGTAACGACGGGATTTGGCACCGATGAATTGTCTACTGAATACGAAAAAGCTAATGACGATTACAATTCCATCATGGTGAAAGCCCTAGCAGATCGTTTTGCAGAAGCCTATGCTGAATTCTTACACAAAAAAGTGAGAACAGAATACTGGGGATATGCCAATCAGGAAAGCTTAAGTAACGAAGAACTTATTGCCGAAAAATATAAAGGAATCCGTCCGGCACCAGGATATCCGGCTTGCCCAGATCACTTGGAAAAGAAAACCATCTGGGATCTTTTAAAAGTAGAAGAAAATATAGGCGTTTTCCTTACAGAAAGCTTAGCCATGTTCCCAACGGCATCTGTTTCCGGGTATTATTTCGGAAGCCCGCATGCCAAATATTTCGGATTAGGGAAAATTACAGAAGACCAGCTTGAAGATTATGCAGCAAGAAGAAGTTGTAGCATCCAGGAAGCGAAAAAATGGTTGTCACCAAATTTAGCAGATTAA
- the folE gene encoding GTP cyclohydrolase I FolE, with protein sequence MVDFTDNDDDIFTGKEHTPIREDAFDKSPQEKIEKITELFGEIMQTLGMDMTDDSLKDSPRRVAKMYVNEIFGGLLPENKPGISTFSNKYKYRQMLVEKDITVYSFCEHHFLPIIGRAHVAYISNGEVIGLSKINRIVDYYAKRPQVQERLTMQIVDALKEALGTKDVACIIDAKHLCVNCRGIKDTASSTITAELSGIFRTNPITRQEFLHYVGSHAKLD encoded by the coding sequence ATGGTTGATTTTACTGATAACGACGATGATATTTTCACTGGAAAAGAACATACGCCTATAAGGGAAGATGCTTTTGATAAATCGCCACAGGAAAAAATAGAAAAGATTACTGAGCTTTTTGGTGAGATTATGCAAACATTGGGGATGGATATGACGGATGATTCTCTGAAGGATTCTCCCAGACGTGTTGCCAAAATGTATGTGAATGAGATTTTCGGAGGACTTCTTCCTGAAAATAAGCCGGGAATTTCTACTTTTTCTAATAAATACAAATACCGTCAGATGTTGGTGGAGAAGGATATCACGGTATATTCTTTCTGCGAGCATCACTTCTTACCCATCATCGGAAGGGCTCATGTAGCTTATATTTCCAATGGTGAGGTAATAGGTCTTTCAAAAATCAATAGAATTGTTGATTACTATGCGAAAAGACCACAGGTTCAGGAAAGACTTACAATGCAGATTGTAGATGCTTTGAAAGAAGCTTTAGGAACAAAAGATGTAGCCTGTATCATTGATGCAAAACACCTTTGTGTAAACTGCAGAGGAATAAAAGATACGGCAAGCTCTACCATTACTGCAGAACTAAGTGGTATTTTCAGAACTAACCCTATTACAAGACAGGAATTCCTTCATTACGTAGGAAGCCATGCAAAACTTGATTAA
- a CDS encoding fatty acid desaturase family protein, giving the protein MEKPIYLKDSEDVRLFNELRKKVNQRVESISENRDIYIQIKAVVLPLVYIGLYILAVLNAEKHWIYILSFILMGISLVLIYLNLIHEAAHNNIYKSKKLNGLVLHIFDFIGANSYIWKKRHIASHHAYPNVDGWDTDIEQSGLLLIVPWVKAKGVQKHQDKFFFLVYPLYLFNWMFIRDFRDFFDKERVILKTQGKIPTVEKVKMISYKLFYFIYQIVIPVMFFKVSIGLALGAWFLQVISASIFALFVLLPLHPLPDNAFPRLNKENGLPFSWLRHQFEVTNDLKENNWLVKNMLGNFNFHVAHHLFPNYSYMYYNEITEEIEEFAKEHNLAYKRFPLITALSKHRDLLRQNANNAYYILEE; this is encoded by the coding sequence ATGGAAAAGCCAATTTACTTAAAAGATTCGGAGGATGTCAGATTATTTAATGAGCTGAGAAAGAAAGTGAACCAAAGAGTAGAATCCATTTCTGAAAACAGAGATATCTATATTCAGATCAAAGCGGTAGTACTTCCACTGGTCTATATTGGCTTATATATTCTGGCTGTTCTGAATGCCGAAAAGCATTGGATCTATATTCTGAGTTTTATTTTAATGGGAATTTCTCTGGTTTTGATTTATTTAAACTTAATCCACGAAGCAGCCCATAATAACATTTATAAAAGTAAAAAACTGAACGGGCTGGTTCTTCACATTTTTGATTTTATAGGAGCCAATTCCTATATCTGGAAAAAAAGACATATCGCGAGCCATCATGCTTACCCCAATGTAGATGGATGGGACACGGATATCGAACAGAGCGGATTACTTTTAATTGTACCATGGGTTAAAGCGAAAGGAGTACAGAAGCATCAGGATAAGTTTTTCTTTTTAGTCTATCCGTTGTATTTGTTCAATTGGATGTTTATAAGAGACTTCCGGGACTTCTTTGATAAGGAAAGGGTGATTTTAAAAACCCAGGGCAAGATACCCACCGTTGAAAAAGTAAAAATGATCAGTTATAAGCTGTTCTACTTCATTTATCAGATTGTGATTCCTGTAATGTTCTTTAAAGTATCAATAGGGTTGGCTTTGGGTGCGTGGTTTTTACAGGTGATTTCAGCAAGTATTTTTGCATTGTTTGTTTTACTGCCTTTGCATCCGCTTCCTGATAATGCCTTTCCGAGATTAAATAAAGAGAATGGTCTTCCATTCAGCTGGCTGCGTCACCAGTTTGAAGTGACGAACGATTTAAAAGAAAATAACTGGCTGGTAAAAAATATGTTGGGGAATTTCAATTTTCATGTGGCCCATCACCTATTTCCAAATTACAGTTATATGTATTACAATGAGATCACAGAAGAAATTGAAGAATTTGCTAAGGAACACAATTTAGCGTATAAAAGATTTCCACTGATTACAGCTTTAAGTAAGCATAGGGATTTATTGAGGCAGAATGCAAATAATGCCTACTATATTTTAGAAGAATAA
- the metF gene encoding methylenetetrahydrofolate reductase [NAD(P)H], with amino-acid sequence MKITEHIKNANGKTLFSLEVVPPQKGIGIEDLYTNIDPLMEFKPPFIDVTTSREEYIYLDKGNGLMERRITRMRPGTLGICAAIQHKYNVDTVPHLLCGGFTKEETEYLLVDCMYLGIDNVMALRGDAMKGHQYFEPTQGGHASAMDLVNQINDLGRGKYLHNEEQVSDELNKFCIGVAGYPEKHMEAPSMNYDLKWLKQKVDAGADYIVTQMFFDNKKYIEFVQKAREMGITVPIIPGIKPIATKKHLKILPQVFKIDLPEELINEVENAKNNEAVKQIGVEWAITQCKELLDFGVPVLHFYSMGKSDNIKKVAGELF; translated from the coding sequence ATGAAGATAACAGAACACATTAAAAATGCAAATGGAAAAACTTTATTCTCCTTAGAAGTTGTTCCACCACAAAAGGGAATAGGTATTGAAGATCTGTATACCAATATAGATCCATTGATGGAATTCAAACCGCCTTTCATTGATGTTACAACATCCAGAGAAGAATACATCTATCTGGATAAAGGGAATGGCCTTATGGAACGTCGTATTACGAGAATGCGCCCGGGAACTCTGGGAATTTGTGCTGCTATTCAACATAAATATAATGTAGATACCGTACCACATCTTCTTTGCGGTGGTTTCACCAAAGAAGAAACAGAATATCTGCTGGTAGATTGTATGTACCTTGGAATTGATAATGTAATGGCCTTAAGAGGAGATGCTATGAAAGGACATCAGTATTTTGAACCTACTCAGGGAGGGCACGCCAGTGCAATGGATCTTGTCAACCAGATTAATGACCTTGGAAGAGGAAAATATCTTCATAATGAAGAACAGGTGAGTGATGAACTCAATAAATTCTGCATTGGTGTAGCCGGATATCCGGAAAAGCATATGGAAGCTCCATCCATGAATTATGACCTGAAATGGTTGAAACAAAAAGTAGATGCCGGAGCAGATTATATCGTTACTCAAATGTTCTTTGACAATAAAAAGTATATAGAATTCGTTCAGAAAGCAAGAGAGATGGGAATTACTGTTCCTATTATTCCGGGGATTAAGCCAATTGCAACGAAGAAGCATTTAAAAATACTGCCACAGGTATTCAAAATAGATCTTCCGGAAGAACTCATCAATGAAGTGGAAAATGCAAAAAATAATGAAGCAGTAAAGCAGATCGGAGTAGAGTGGGCTATTACTCAATGCAAGGAATTGCTGGATTTTGGAGTTCCTGTTCTGCATTTTTACTCCATGGGAAAAAGTGACAACATAAAAAAAGTAGCCGGTGAGCTATTCTAA
- a CDS encoding homocysteine S-methyltransferase family protein has translation MKNSEQLYKALSERILILDGAMGTMLQRYKFEEEDYRGERFKDWEHPVKGNNDLLSLTQPQAIEEVHKKYLEAGADIIETNTFSGTTIAMADYHMEDLVYELNYESAKIARKACDEYTAKNPDKPRFVAGSIGPTNRTASLSPDVNDPGYRAITFEELRVAYKQQCEALLDGGSDILLVETIFDTLNAKAALFAIDELQDERGIKIPIMVSGTITDASGRTLSGQTAEAFLISVSHLNLLSVGFNCALGADQLTPYLETLAHNSEFYVSAYPNAGLPNAFGKYDETPEDMARQIKEYVEKGLINIIGGCCGTTPEHIKAIADLVEKYEPRKLKKFV, from the coding sequence ATGAAAAATTCAGAACAATTATATAAAGCTCTATCCGAAAGAATTTTAATTCTTGACGGTGCTATGGGAACTATGCTTCAGAGGTACAAGTTTGAAGAAGAAGATTACCGTGGAGAGCGTTTCAAAGACTGGGAGCATCCGGTAAAAGGAAATAATGACCTTCTTTCTCTGACGCAACCTCAGGCCATTGAGGAAGTTCACAAGAAATACCTGGAAGCAGGTGCTGATATCATAGAAACCAATACCTTTTCAGGAACTACCATTGCTATGGCAGATTATCATATGGAAGACCTGGTGTATGAACTGAACTATGAGTCTGCAAAGATTGCCAGAAAAGCCTGTGATGAGTACACTGCAAAAAATCCGGATAAGCCGAGATTTGTAGCAGGATCTATCGGGCCAACGAACAGAACTGCGAGTTTAAGTCCTGATGTCAATGACCCAGGATACAGAGCCATTACTTTTGAAGAACTGAGAGTGGCTTACAAACAGCAGTGTGAGGCATTGCTGGACGGAGGTTCAGATATCCTTCTGGTAGAAACCATTTTTGATACACTGAATGCAAAAGCAGCTTTATTCGCTATTGATGAATTGCAGGATGAAAGAGGAATAAAAATTCCAATCATGGTTTCAGGAACCATTACCGATGCCTCGGGAAGAACATTGAGCGGACAGACAGCGGAAGCTTTTCTGATCTCAGTTTCCCACCTGAATTTGTTAAGTGTAGGTTTCAACTGCGCATTGGGAGCAGATCAGCTGACTCCTTATCTTGAAACGCTGGCTCATAATTCAGAATTCTACGTTTCAGCATACCCGAATGCCGGTTTACCGAATGCTTTTGGAAAATATGATGAAACTCCTGAAGATATGGCGAGACAGATCAAAGAATATGTAGAGAAAGGATTAATCAATATTATAGGAGGATGTTGCGGTACAACGCCTGAGCACATCAAAGCGATAGCTGACCTGGTAGAGAAATATGAGCCAAGGAAATTGAAGAAATTTGTGTGA